The following proteins are encoded in a genomic region of Capra hircus breed San Clemente chromosome 16, ASM170441v1, whole genome shotgun sequence:
- the FBLIM1 gene encoding filamin-binding LIM protein 1: protein MASKPEKRVASSVFITLVPPRRDEAVVEEVRRAACEARPGRPWESPAPTKALGAGSVGKLRSWMPPGRAAAPGPAVPPQLSNGGCSLPPPPLDVDDALPDLDLLPPPPPPPPADLSPPDEEPPSAMGASLISDLEQLHLPPPPPPPQALVEGPPLQPWPSHLKPAEEELPPPPEEPVGFPEREASTDICAFCHKTVSPRELAVEAMKRQYHAQCFTCRVCRRQLAGQSFYQKDGRPLCEPCYQDTLEKCGKCGEVVREHIIRALGQAFHPSCFTCVTCARCIGDESFALDSQNEVYCLDDFYRKFAPVCSICENPIIPRDGKDAFKIECMGRNFHENCYRCEDCRVLLSVEPTDQGCYPLNNRLFCKPCHVKRSAAGCC from the exons ATGGCCTCCAAGCCTGAGAAGAGGGTTGCCTCGTCTGTCTTTATCACCCTGGTGCCCCCACGTCGAGATGAGGCTGTGGTTGAGGAGGTGAGGCGAGCAGCTTGTGAGGCCCGGCCTGGCCGCCCCTGGGAGTCTCCTGCCCCCACGAAGGCACTCGGAGCTGGCTCGGTGGGAAAGCTCCGTTCCTGGATGCCCCCTGGCAGGGCTGCAGCCCCAGGGCCAGCTGTTCCACCTCAGCTCTCCAATGGAG GGTGTTCACTTCCTCCTCCGCCCCTGGATGTTGACGATGCACTTCCAGACCTggacctcctcccacctccacctccgCCCCCTCCAGCGGACCTGTCCCCTCCTGACGAAGAGCCCCCCTCCGCAATGGGGGCATCACTCATTTCAGACTTAGAGCAGTtgcacctgccccctcccccacccccgccacag GCCCTGGTGGAGGGGCCTCCACTGCAGCCTTGGCCCAGTCATCTCAAGCCCGCAGAGGAGGAGCTGCCGCCCCCTCCCGAAGAGCCTGTCGGCTTCCCTGAGAGAGAGGCCTCCACAG ACATCTGTGCCTTCTGCCACAAGACTGTGTCCCCCCGAGAGCTGGCCGTGGAGGCCATGAAGAGGCAGTACCACGCCCAATGCTTCACGTGCCGTGTCTGCCGCCGCCAGCTGGCCGGGCAGAGCTTCTACCAGAAGGATGGGCGGCCCCTCTGTGAACCCTGCTACCAG GACACCCTGGAGAAGTGTGGCAAGTGTGGCGAGGTTGTCCGGGAACACATCATCCGGGCCCTGGGCCAGGCCTTTCACCCCTCCTGCTTCACGTGTGTGACCTGCGCCCGGTGCATCGGGGACGAGAGCTTTGCCCTGGACAGTCAGAATGAGGTGTACTGCCTGGACGACTTCTACAG GAAGTTTGCCCCCGTATGCAGCATCTGTGAGAATCCCATCATCCCCCGAGATGGGAAGGATGCCTTCAAAATCGAGTGCATGGGAAGAAACTTCCATGAGAACTGCTACCGGTGTGAG GACTGCAGGGTCCTCCTGTCTGTGGAGCCCACGGACCAGGGCTGCTACCCGCTGAACAACCGTCTCTTCTGCAAGCCGTGCCATGTGAAGCGGAGTGCTGCGGGGTGCTGCTGA